The following proteins are co-located in the Polymorphospora rubra genome:
- a CDS encoding sugar ABC transporter ATP-binding protein: MSVETGKAAGAEVVLRLTDVVKTFPGVRALDGVQLEVRAGEVHCLLGQNGAGKSTLIKVLSGVHRPDSGQVEWLGEQVNFGNPQAAMKAGIATIYQELDLVEDLSVAENAFLGHEPRRLGFVRKGPMSRQTREILGRLGHAEIPPGRLVRSLPAAGKQIVSMARALSHEARLIIMDEPSAVLAHDEVGNLFRIIRELTAQGIAVIYISHRMEEIREIGDRVTVLKDGRTTAANLPAQSTPTRELVSKMTGRTIEYVFPDRAPVARPDEELLRVDGLTRHGEFADVSLTVHPGEIVGIAGLVGSGRSELLETIFGARRSESGTVRMAGRTLRPGSVGSAVRAGLGMAPEERKSQALLLGEPIYRNVTLATFAQIAKGGFTRSGQELAAAEKVADSLELRPRDVRRPVRQLSGGNQQKVVVGRWLLGDTRLLLLDEPTRGVDVGARAELYQVIRDLAAKGVGVLLVSSEVPEVLGLSDRVLVMREGRVIHEAPGDAIDEETVLDLVMAGSLMEGEAA; the protein is encoded by the coding sequence ATGAGCGTCGAGACCGGCAAGGCCGCCGGGGCCGAGGTCGTGCTGCGGCTGACCGACGTGGTGAAGACCTTCCCCGGCGTACGGGCCCTCGACGGGGTGCAGCTGGAGGTGCGGGCCGGTGAGGTGCACTGCCTGCTCGGCCAGAACGGTGCCGGCAAGTCCACTCTGATCAAGGTGCTGTCCGGGGTGCACCGGCCGGACTCGGGCCAGGTCGAGTGGCTCGGCGAACAGGTCAACTTCGGCAACCCGCAGGCCGCCATGAAGGCCGGCATCGCCACCATCTACCAGGAGCTCGACCTGGTCGAGGACCTGTCGGTGGCGGAGAACGCGTTTCTCGGCCACGAGCCGCGCCGGCTCGGCTTCGTCCGTAAGGGGCCGATGTCCCGGCAGACCCGGGAGATCCTGGGGCGGCTCGGGCACGCCGAGATCCCGCCCGGCCGGCTGGTCCGGTCGCTGCCGGCCGCCGGCAAGCAGATCGTCAGCATGGCCCGGGCGCTGTCCCACGAGGCCCGGCTGATCATCATGGACGAGCCGAGCGCGGTGCTCGCGCACGACGAGGTCGGCAACCTCTTCCGGATCATCCGCGAGCTGACCGCCCAGGGGATCGCGGTCATCTACATCTCGCACCGGATGGAGGAGATCCGCGAGATCGGCGACCGGGTCACCGTGCTCAAGGACGGCCGCACCACCGCCGCCAACCTGCCGGCGCAGAGCACCCCGACCCGGGAACTGGTCAGCAAGATGACCGGCCGCACGATCGAGTACGTCTTCCCGGACCGGGCCCCGGTGGCCCGCCCCGACGAGGAGTTGCTGCGGGTCGACGGCCTCACCCGCCACGGCGAGTTCGCCGACGTGTCGCTCACCGTGCATCCGGGCGAGATCGTCGGGATCGCCGGCCTGGTCGGCTCGGGCCGGTCCGAGCTGCTGGAGACCATCTTCGGCGCCCGCCGGTCGGAGTCGGGCACGGTCCGGATGGCCGGCAGGACCCTGCGCCCCGGGAGCGTGGGCTCGGCGGTCCGGGCCGGGCTCGGCATGGCTCCCGAGGAGCGCAAGAGCCAGGCGCTGCTGCTCGGCGAGCCGATCTACCGCAACGTCACTCTGGCCACCTTCGCCCAGATCGCCAAGGGCGGCTTCACCCGCTCCGGGCAGGAGCTGGCCGCGGCCGAGAAGGTCGCCGACTCGCTGGAGCTGCGGCCCCGCGACGTACGGCGACCGGTCCGCCAGCTTTCCGGCGGCAACCAGCAGAAGGTGGTGGTCGGCCGCTGGCTGCTGGGTGACACCCGCCTGCTCCTGCTCGACGAGCCGACCCGGGGTGTGGACGTCGGCGCCCGGGCCGAGCTCTACCAGGTGATCCGCGACCTGGCGGCGAAGGGGGTCGGGGTGCTGCTGGTCTCCAGCGAGGTGCCCGAGGTGCTCGGTCTGTCCGACCGGGTGCTGGTGATGCGTGAGGGCCGGGTCATCCACGAGGCGCCGGGTGACGCGATCGACGAAGAGACCGTGCTCGACCTCGTGATGGCGGGGTCGCTTATGGAGGGCGAAGCCGCGTGA
- a CDS encoding ROK family transcriptional regulator, whose protein sequence is MRTADALHLRLLRLLRDHGAISRAELADQLQIPRPRLLAELDRLVSTGFVTEAGMAASRGGRRSTLVELNPGLRFAAVDLGASSIDVEVTNGRLEPIANYTEAADIRTGPKAILHRVNELLAKARVDGVYEKLDAVGVGVPGPVSYRDGVPVSPPIMPGWDRFPVRELLTREHGCPAAVDNDVNIMAIGERHGGVAHTVDDFLFVKIGTGIGCGIYLSGEVYRGIDGCAGDIGHIQVDSHGPMCTCGNVGCLEAHFGGAALAKDATLAARSGASPALAERLAAAGVLTARDVAQGATEGDVTCVRLIRDGGRRVGSVLAGLVSFANPSMIVIGGGLAHLGHILLAEIRSVVYRRSLPLATGNLPVVLSELGSRAGVTGAAVLASDVAFEQAS, encoded by the coding sequence GTGCGCACCGCGGATGCGCTGCACCTGCGCCTGCTACGGCTCCTGCGAGACCATGGTGCGATCTCCCGCGCGGAGCTCGCCGATCAGTTGCAGATCCCCCGGCCGCGTCTGCTCGCCGAGCTCGACCGGCTGGTCAGTACCGGCTTCGTCACCGAGGCCGGGATGGCCGCGTCGCGTGGCGGCCGCCGTTCCACACTCGTCGAACTCAACCCCGGGCTGCGCTTCGCGGCCGTCGACCTCGGCGCCAGCTCCATCGACGTCGAGGTGACCAACGGCCGGTTGGAGCCGATCGCCAACTACACCGAGGCGGCCGACATCCGTACCGGCCCGAAGGCCATCCTGCACCGGGTCAACGAACTGCTGGCCAAGGCCCGGGTCGACGGGGTCTACGAGAAGCTCGACGCGGTGGGCGTCGGCGTACCCGGTCCGGTCAGCTACCGCGACGGGGTCCCGGTGTCGCCGCCGATCATGCCGGGTTGGGACCGTTTCCCGGTCCGCGAACTGCTCACCCGTGAGCACGGCTGCCCGGCCGCGGTGGACAACGACGTCAACATCATGGCGATCGGTGAGCGGCACGGCGGGGTCGCGCACACCGTCGACGACTTCCTTTTCGTCAAGATCGGCACCGGCATCGGTTGCGGCATCTACCTCAGCGGCGAGGTCTACCGCGGCATCGACGGCTGCGCCGGCGACATCGGACACATCCAGGTCGACAGCCACGGTCCGATGTGCACCTGCGGCAACGTCGGTTGCCTGGAGGCGCACTTCGGCGGGGCGGCGCTGGCCAAGGACGCCACCCTGGCGGCCCGTTCCGGCGCCTCGCCGGCCCTGGCCGAGCGGCTCGCCGCGGCCGGCGTACTGACCGCCCGCGACGTCGCCCAGGGCGCCACCGAGGGCGACGTCACCTGCGTACGGCTCATCCGCGACGGGGGTCGCCGGGTCGGCAGCGTGCTCGCCGGGCTGGTCAGTTTCGCCAATCCGTCCATGATCGTCATTGGGGGAGGGCTCGCTCACTTGGGGCACATCCTGCTGGCGGAGATCCGCAGTGTGGTCTACCGCCGTTCACTTCCGCTGGCCACCGGGAACCTGCCGGTGGTGCTGTCCGAGCTGGGCTCGCGTGCCGGGGTCACCGGCGCCGCCGTACTCGCCAGCGACGTCGCCTTCGAGCAGGCGTCATGA
- a CDS encoding sugar phosphate isomerase/epimerase family protein — MDEAQRREGQPGRPNPQLTRRRILTASAGAAAVLGAAGLPVLQTATPAIGKGTWTVEPLIPEQNRGIILYSVRDRISAAPDDSGVPYGFERVLARLAELGYKEIEFAGYNQHSSILGRQITPTEIRKILDDNGLVANGTHASINAATFQQQLDIAEELGMKNIGTGSDPTNSNYQSDWDAAADLWNELGRQARDRKMRLYTHNHDAAYNFLLDAGPLDANGRPTRSSGVRKLEYFMAKTDAKYVFFEMDIYWGYVARFKHTKYINSAGRERTSIFDPILTVARRTKRFPLFHAKDGNRNTALANGYEMTPLGEGDINFQQFFQTIGEPDFHHANWEQDSAPGGAANPGQSLDFAALSYQNMADLTIYRNE, encoded by the coding sequence ATGGACGAGGCGCAGCGCCGCGAGGGCCAGCCCGGTCGGCCCAACCCCCAGCTCACCCGGCGTCGTATCCTCACCGCCTCCGCGGGTGCCGCGGCCGTCCTCGGCGCCGCCGGCCTGCCGGTTCTCCAGACCGCCACCCCGGCGATCGGTAAGGGCACCTGGACGGTCGAGCCGCTCATCCCCGAGCAGAACCGCGGCATCATCCTCTACAGTGTGCGGGACCGGATCTCGGCGGCGCCCGACGACAGCGGCGTGCCGTACGGCTTCGAGCGGGTGCTCGCCCGGCTGGCCGAACTCGGCTACAAGGAGATCGAGTTCGCCGGCTACAACCAGCACAGCTCGATCCTGGGCCGGCAGATCACCCCGACCGAGATCCGCAAGATCCTCGACGACAATGGTCTGGTCGCCAACGGCACGCACGCGTCGATCAACGCGGCCACGTTCCAGCAGCAGCTCGACATCGCCGAGGAACTCGGCATGAAGAACATCGGCACCGGCAGCGACCCGACCAACAGCAACTACCAGTCCGACTGGGACGCCGCCGCCGACCTCTGGAACGAGCTGGGCCGGCAGGCCCGCGACCGGAAGATGCGGCTCTACACGCACAACCACGACGCGGCCTACAACTTCCTGCTCGACGCCGGGCCGCTGGACGCCAACGGCCGGCCGACCCGGTCCTCCGGTGTCCGCAAGCTCGAATACTTCATGGCGAAGACCGACGCCAAGTACGTCTTCTTCGAGATGGACATCTACTGGGGCTACGTGGCCCGCTTCAAGCACACCAAGTACATCAACTCGGCGGGCCGGGAGCGGACCAGCATCTTCGATCCGATCCTGACCGTGGCGCGGCGGACCAAGCGCTTCCCGCTCTTCCACGCCAAGGACGGCAACCGGAACACCGCCCTGGCCAACGGCTACGAGATGACCCCGCTCGGCGAGGGCGACATCAACTTCCAGCAGTTCTTCCAGACCATCGGTGAGCCGGACTTCCACCACGCCAACTGGGAGCAGGACAGCGCGCCGGGTGGCGCCGCCAACCCGGGGCAGTCGCTGGACTTCGCCGCGCTCAGCTACCAGAACATGGCAGACCTGACCATCTACCGTAACGAGTAG
- a CDS encoding ABC transporter permease has protein sequence MVSIVLPKLVSFEGPARRAFSVTERNAAALKSAYWVVMISGFFEPLLYLLSIGVGVGALVGDLTLPGGQVVTYAAFVAPAMLAASAMTGALSETTFNFFGKMKYMKLYDGILATPVQPFEIALGELAWAMIRGSSYSAAFLVVMVWMDLTTVGRALVAFPAAVLVGFTFGALGMALSTFMRSWQDFDLMGSVQFSLFLFSGTFVPAEVYPTVLRWLVELTPLYRAVHLIRDLSIGSAGPAQLLDVAYLLALTVFGLVLAGRRMGRLLTR, from the coding sequence GTGGTGAGCATCGTCCTGCCCAAGCTGGTCAGTTTCGAGGGCCCGGCCCGCCGGGCGTTCTCGGTGACCGAGCGCAACGCGGCGGCGCTCAAGTCGGCCTACTGGGTCGTGATGATCTCCGGCTTCTTCGAGCCGCTGCTCTACCTGCTGTCGATCGGCGTGGGGGTGGGGGCGCTGGTCGGCGACCTGACACTGCCCGGCGGCCAGGTGGTCACGTACGCCGCGTTCGTCGCCCCGGCGATGCTCGCCGCCTCCGCCATGACCGGTGCGCTCTCGGAGACCACCTTCAACTTCTTCGGCAAGATGAAGTACATGAAGCTGTACGACGGGATCCTGGCGACCCCGGTGCAGCCCTTCGAGATCGCGCTGGGCGAGCTGGCCTGGGCGATGATCCGCGGTTCGAGCTATTCCGCCGCCTTCCTCGTGGTGATGGTGTGGATGGACCTCACGACCGTCGGCCGGGCGCTGGTCGCCTTTCCGGCCGCGGTGCTGGTCGGCTTCACCTTCGGTGCGCTCGGCATGGCGCTGTCGACGTTCATGCGCAGCTGGCAGGACTTCGACCTGATGGGGTCGGTGCAGTTCAGCCTCTTTCTCTTCTCCGGCACCTTCGTGCCGGCCGAGGTCTACCCGACCGTCCTGCGCTGGCTGGTCGAGCTGACGCCGCTCTACCGGGCCGTACACCTGATCCGTGACCTGAGCATCGGTTCGGCCGGCCCGGCGCAGCTACTCGACGTCGCCTACCTGCTCGCCCTGACCGTGTTCGGGCTCGTGCTCGCGGGTCGCCGGATGGGCCGGCTGCTGACCCGCTGA
- a CDS encoding ABC transporter permease, giving the protein MSVGTTAVRRGGGGALSVLEYNIVGYRRTWRSSALSSFLLPLLTVVGFGVGVGSYIEGGVGGVSYLDFILPGLLASTALQVAIGESSWQVLGNFEWVRTYFAQASAPLRVADILGGHLLFVLFRVLVSSVAFLLVAAAFGTLHSPWALATLPLVLLIGFAVAAPTFAFSASIRSDSYLSLLFRFAVVPMTLFAGVFFPVEQLPAALRWLAYLSPLWHGVDLSRAATLGITPQWSVAGHLLYLLAWAVAGWLLAHARFKRRLVF; this is encoded by the coding sequence ATGAGTGTCGGCACGACGGCGGTCCGGCGCGGCGGCGGCGGCGCGCTCTCCGTACTCGAATACAACATCGTCGGCTACCGCCGCACCTGGCGCTCGAGCGCGCTGTCGTCGTTCCTGCTGCCGCTGCTGACGGTCGTGGGCTTCGGCGTCGGGGTCGGCTCCTACATCGAGGGCGGGGTCGGCGGAGTGTCCTACCTCGACTTCATCCTGCCCGGCCTGCTCGCCTCGACCGCGTTGCAGGTGGCGATCGGGGAGTCGTCGTGGCAGGTGCTCGGCAACTTCGAGTGGGTCCGCACCTATTTCGCGCAGGCCAGCGCGCCGCTGCGGGTCGCCGACATCCTCGGCGGTCACCTGCTCTTCGTCCTCTTCCGGGTGCTGGTCAGCAGTGTCGCGTTCCTGCTGGTGGCGGCGGCCTTCGGCACGCTGCACTCGCCGTGGGCGCTGGCGACGCTGCCGTTGGTGCTGCTGATCGGATTCGCGGTGGCCGCGCCGACCTTCGCCTTCAGCGCCTCGATCCGTTCCGACAGTTACCTCTCCCTGCTGTTCCGCTTTGCCGTGGTTCCGATGACCCTGTTCGCCGGGGTCTTCTTCCCGGTCGAGCAGTTGCCGGCGGCGCTGCGCTGGCTGGCCTACCTGTCCCCGCTGTGGCACGGGGTCGACCTGAGCCGGGCCGCCACGCTGGGCATCACTCCCCAGTGGTCCGTTGCGGGCCACCTGCTCTACCTGCTGGCATGGGCGGTCGCCGGGTGGCTGCTGGCGCACGCCCGGTTCAAGCGCCGACTGGTGTTCTGA
- a CDS encoding carboxymuconolactone decarboxylase family protein: MTMNADEQYERGLVALRQADGGAGQKLLEALADVSPELSQRSVAWSYGDLYVRPELQRRDRELLTLGILTGLGGAEAQLEVHVNGALNAGLTPSEIVEALLQSVVYCGVPRAVNATLVAKKVFAERNLLPVRPAPAG; the protein is encoded by the coding sequence ATGACCATGAACGCTGACGAACAGTACGAGCGCGGCCTGGTGGCGCTGCGGCAGGCCGACGGGGGCGCCGGGCAGAAGCTTCTCGAGGCCCTCGCCGACGTCTCACCCGAGCTCAGCCAGCGGTCCGTCGCCTGGTCCTACGGAGACCTCTACGTCCGGCCCGAACTGCAACGCCGCGACCGCGAGTTGCTGACGCTGGGCATCCTCACCGGTCTCGGCGGCGCCGAGGCCCAGCTCGAGGTCCACGTCAACGGCGCCCTCAACGCCGGCCTGACGCCCTCCGAGATCGTCGAGGCGCTGCTGCAGTCGGTGGTCTACTGCGGTGTGCCGCGGGCGGTCAACGCCACCCTCGTCGCCAAGAAGGTCTTCGCCGAGCGCAACCTGCTCCCCGTGCGCCCCGCACCGGCCGGCTGA
- a CDS encoding ABC transporter ATP-binding protein, whose protein sequence is MHGPTGDGGRALIHARGLVKRFGEFTAVDGIDVDVQPGEAFGFLGPNGAGKSSTMRMIGCVSPPTDGVLRIVGLDPRRDGPAIRARLGVCPQQDNLDPELTLRENLTTYARYFGIPRRVARQRAAELLDFVQLTERANSKVEPLSGGMKRRLTIARALVNEPDIVLLDEPTTGLDPQARHLVWERLFRLKQQGVTLVLTTHYMDEAEQLCDRLVVMDGGRIVAEGSPRALIERHSTREVVELRFATESQEDFAGKLDGLGERIEVLPDRILLYVADGDAAVAEVHGRALTPASVLVRRSSLEDVFLHLTGRTLVD, encoded by the coding sequence TTGCACGGGCCGACGGGCGACGGTGGGCGGGCGCTCATCCACGCGCGGGGCCTGGTCAAGCGGTTCGGTGAATTCACCGCCGTCGACGGGATCGACGTCGACGTGCAGCCGGGCGAGGCGTTCGGATTCCTCGGCCCCAACGGCGCCGGCAAGAGTTCGACCATGCGGATGATCGGCTGTGTCTCGCCACCGACCGACGGGGTCCTGCGCATCGTGGGGCTGGATCCGCGCCGCGACGGCCCGGCCATCCGGGCCCGGCTCGGGGTCTGCCCCCAGCAGGACAACCTCGACCCCGAACTGACCTTGCGGGAGAACCTGACCACCTATGCCCGTTACTTCGGCATCCCGCGCCGGGTGGCCCGCCAGCGGGCCGCCGAACTGCTCGACTTCGTCCAGCTCACCGAGCGGGCGAACAGCAAGGTCGAGCCGCTGTCCGGCGGTATGAAGCGCCGGCTCACCATCGCCCGCGCCCTGGTCAACGAGCCTGACATCGTATTGCTCGACGAGCCGACGACCGGGCTCGACCCGCAGGCCCGGCACCTGGTCTGGGAGCGGCTGTTCCGGCTCAAGCAGCAGGGCGTCACGCTCGTGCTCACCACCCACTACATGGACGAGGCGGAGCAGTTGTGCGACCGGCTCGTCGTCATGGACGGCGGACGGATCGTCGCCGAGGGCTCACCCCGGGCGCTGATCGAGCGCCACTCCACCCGCGAGGTGGTCGAGTTGCGGTTCGCCACCGAGTCGCAGGAGGACTTCGCCGGCAAGCTCGACGGGCTGGGCGAGCGGATCGAGGTGCTGCCCGACCGCATCCTGCTCTACGTGGCGGACGGCGACGCGGCCGTGGCGGAGGTGCACGGGCGGGCGCTGACCCCGGCCAGCGTGCTGGTCCGGCGCAGTTCGCTCGAGGACGTCTTCCTGCACCTGACCGGCCGGACCCTGGTGGACTAG
- a CDS encoding ROK family transcriptional regulator, with product MTDVLGVWPENPHQARVLRLLRDDGPASRAELGEAVELSRSKAATEIDRLIERGLVETVGPAASRGGRRSSIVRIAGGTRFLSVSIGATSIEVAITDGELRVISRITEHTELRRGPTAVIGQALELVSKLRADSGTTRFTGAGIGIPGPVSYHEGIPVSPPFMPGWHRFPVREMFGTELGCPVLVDNDVNIMALGEKHAGIAKSFDDFLFVKIGAGIGAGIVVGGSVYRGANGCAGDIGHTAVDDNGPMCVCGNSGCLEAYFGGAALTRDALAAARSGRSDQLAEQLAEAGTLTALDVAHAAAAGDPVAIGMVRDGGRRVGKVLASLVSFFNPGMIVIGGGLAGIGHALLAEIRGVVYRSSLPLATGAMPIVLSEMGDQAGLVGATRMISDHVFTAADAPT from the coding sequence ATGACGGACGTGTTGGGCGTATGGCCGGAAAACCCGCACCAGGCCCGGGTGCTTCGCCTGCTGCGTGACGACGGGCCGGCGTCCCGCGCCGAGCTGGGCGAGGCCGTCGAGCTGTCCCGCTCCAAGGCGGCCACCGAGATCGACCGGCTCATCGAGCGGGGGCTGGTCGAGACGGTCGGCCCGGCCGCCTCCCGCGGCGGTCGTCGGTCGTCGATCGTCCGGATCGCCGGCGGCACCCGGTTCCTCAGCGTGAGCATCGGCGCGACCAGCATCGAGGTGGCGATCACCGACGGCGAACTGCGCGTCATCTCCCGGATCACCGAGCACACCGAGCTGCGTCGTGGGCCGACCGCGGTCATCGGGCAGGCCCTCGAACTCGTCTCCAAGCTGCGCGCCGACTCGGGCACGACCCGGTTCACCGGCGCCGGGATCGGGATCCCCGGCCCGGTCAGCTATCACGAGGGGATCCCGGTGTCGCCGCCGTTCATGCCCGGTTGGCACCGCTTCCCCGTACGCGAGATGTTCGGCACCGAACTCGGCTGTCCGGTGCTGGTGGACAACGACGTGAACATCATGGCGCTCGGCGAGAAGCACGCCGGCATCGCCAAGTCCTTCGACGACTTCCTGTTCGTCAAGATCGGTGCCGGCATCGGCGCCGGGATCGTCGTCGGCGGTTCCGTCTACCGGGGCGCCAACGGCTGCGCCGGCGACATCGGACACACCGCCGTCGACGACAACGGCCCGATGTGCGTCTGCGGCAACAGCGGTTGCCTGGAGGCGTACTTCGGTGGTGCGGCACTGACCCGCGACGCGCTCGCCGCCGCCCGCTCCGGGCGCTCCGACCAGTTGGCCGAGCAGCTCGCCGAGGCCGGCACGCTCACCGCGCTCGACGTCGCCCACGCCGCGGCGGCCGGCGACCCGGTCGCGATCGGCATGGTGCGCGACGGCGGGCGACGGGTCGGCAAGGTGCTCGCCAGCCTGGTCAGCTTCTTCAACCCGGGCATGATCGTCATCGGCGGCGGGCTGGCCGGCATCGGACACGCACTGCTCGCCGAGATCCGCGGCGTGGTCTACCGGTCGTCGCTGCCACTGGCCACCGGCGCCATGCCGATCGTGCTTTCCGAGATGGGCGACCAGGCCGGCCTGGTCGGCGCCACCCGCATGATCAGCGACCACGTCTTCACCGCCGCCGACGCACCGACCTGA
- a CDS encoding endonuclease, which produces MNVTATVRSRPRQLLLAAALVLAVGLPVGVVATAASAASGITVAAAIAAQDGRTATVTGYVVGEPTATNTVRRSAFTGDTAIAIADSAAETATGRMLYVQVTAAYRSAFGLRTNPGTLGSTVTVTGTLTAYFSHAGLKDPTAFTRGGTTPTPSPTATPTPTPTGNPGSTYYASAVGKTGPALRSSLHNIIKVQTRLSYAQVWDALKQTDQDPNNANNVLLLYSGTSRSKNSNGGSTGNWNREHVWAQSHGDFGTAAGPGTDVHHLRATDVTVNSTRGNKDFDNGGNPVSSAPGNYTDSDSWEPRNADKGDVARMLFYMAIRYEGNDGWPNLELNDSTSNGSSPFHGRLSVLKKWHQQDPPDAFERRRNQVIFDNWQGNRNPFVDHPEWVSAIWG; this is translated from the coding sequence ATGAATGTCACAGCTACCGTGCGGTCGAGGCCGCGACAGCTCCTCCTGGCCGCCGCCCTCGTCCTCGCGGTCGGCCTACCGGTCGGCGTGGTGGCGACGGCGGCGTCCGCCGCGTCCGGCATCACCGTGGCGGCGGCCATCGCGGCCCAGGACGGCCGGACGGCGACGGTCACCGGCTACGTCGTCGGTGAGCCGACGGCCACCAACACGGTCCGGCGCTCCGCGTTCACCGGCGACACCGCCATCGCCATCGCCGACTCCGCCGCCGAGACGGCCACCGGCCGGATGCTCTACGTCCAGGTCACCGCGGCCTACCGCAGCGCCTTCGGCCTGCGTACCAACCCGGGCACCCTCGGCTCGACGGTAACCGTCACCGGCACGCTGACCGCGTACTTCAGCCACGCCGGACTGAAGGACCCGACCGCGTTCACCCGCGGCGGCACGACCCCGACGCCCTCCCCCACCGCCACCCCCACGCCGACCCCGACCGGCAACCCGGGCTCGACGTACTACGCCAGCGCCGTCGGCAAGACCGGACCGGCCCTACGCAGCTCGCTGCACAACATCATCAAGGTGCAGACCCGGCTGTCGTACGCCCAGGTGTGGGACGCGCTGAAGCAGACCGACCAGGATCCGAACAACGCCAACAACGTGCTCCTGCTCTACTCCGGCACCTCGCGGAGCAAGAACAGCAACGGCGGCAGCACCGGCAACTGGAACCGTGAACACGTCTGGGCGCAGTCACACGGCGACTTCGGCACCGCCGCCGGGCCGGGCACCGACGTACACCACCTGCGGGCGACCGACGTCACGGTCAACTCGACCCGTGGCAACAAGGACTTCGACAACGGCGGCAACCCGGTCAGCAGCGCCCCGGGCAACTACACCGACAGCGACTCGTGGGAACCGCGCAACGCGGACAAGGGCGACGTCGCCCGGATGCTCTTCTACATGGCGATCCGCTACGAGGGCAACGACGGCTGGCCGAACCTGGAACTCAACGACTCCACCAGCAACGGCAGCTCGCCCTTCCACGGCAGGCTCTCGGTGCTGAAGAAGTGGCACCAGCAGGACCCGCCGGACGCCTTCGAGCGACGCCGCAACCAGGTCATCTTCGACAACTGGCAGGGCAACCGCAATCCGTTCGTCGACCACCCGGAGTGGGTGTCGGCGATCTGGGGCTGA